A window of the Nitrosopumilus ureiphilus genome harbors these coding sequences:
- a CDS encoding plastocyanin/azurin family copper-binding protein, with protein sequence MNFSVGIIAIVGVLVAISIGFIAMNPDDVIQPRMVSVEEKPTPCTLDYTPVCGIDGETYGNLCMLKAADVKLDYSGECNIAKPEPVVEATPEPVAEPEPVVEVTPEPIAEPEKMPMAIVSIPAGAAVPGCEETLECYLPYEVSVSVGQTVTWSNDDSAAHTVTSGTPDAGLSGMFDSGLFMSGSTFPFTFDEAGTYDYFCMVHPWMTGIVNVN encoded by the coding sequence ATGAACTTTTCAGTTGGAATTATAGCAATAGTTGGTGTTCTTGTTGCAATTTCTATTGGATTTATTGCAATGAATCCTGATGATGTAATACAACCAAGAATGGTTTCAGTTGAAGAAAAACCAACTCCTTGTACTTTAGATTATACTCCCGTTTGTGGAATTGATGGAGAAACTTATGGTAATTTATGTATGCTAAAAGCTGCTGATGTTAAATTAGATTATTCTGGTGAATGTAATATTGCTAAACCTGAACCCGTAGTTGAAGCAACACCTGAACCCGTTGCAGAACCAGAACCTGTAGTTGAGGTAACACCTGAACCAATTGCAGAACCAGAAAAAATGCCTATGGCTATAGTTTCAATTCCTGCAGGTGCAGCAGTTCCAGGATGTGAAGAAACATTGGAATGTTATTTGCCTTATGAAGTTTCAGTATCTGTTGGTCAAACAGTTACTTGGAGCAATGATGATTCTGCAGCACATACTGTAACTAGTGGAACTCCTGATGCAGGATTATCTGGAATGTTTGATTCTGGATTATTCATGTCTGGTTCAACTTTTCCATTTACATTTGATGAAGCAGGAACATATGACTATTTCTGTATGGTTCATCCATGGATGACCGGAATTGTAAATGTTAACTAA
- a CDS encoding CBS domain-containing protein has product MSQLEELMNSPITTGIESTIADIAKIMLEKKISRVLVTENEKITSIVTEKDLGLFLLKDKSDRTLQQIPLSELSKPIITTSQSTEIQECAKIMLEKNIGSLGIVSDDKGIVGIITKTDLVKDFAKNHQNKKIVGEYMSAHYFWVYSDVNLSKVVSKMSENKISRVIVRNKEEIPIGIITFRDLFNLVISMGIQRDVAFPKSFESEQGLGKTLQAQEVMKNEIITSNYHEDMSKACQLLLDNKINGVGVLSDKGDLVGILSKTDIVKAIATLN; this is encoded by the coding sequence GTGTCACAATTAGAAGAATTAATGAATAGTCCGATAACTACAGGTATAGAGTCCACAATAGCTGATATTGCAAAAATAATGCTTGAAAAAAAAATAAGCAGAGTTTTAGTTACAGAAAATGAAAAAATAACATCAATTGTTACAGAAAAAGATCTAGGATTATTTCTTCTAAAGGACAAATCAGACAGAACGTTACAACAAATACCATTAAGCGAATTGTCAAAGCCAATCATAACAACTTCTCAATCCACAGAGATCCAAGAGTGTGCAAAAATAATGCTTGAAAAAAATATCGGTTCACTTGGAATAGTCTCGGATGATAAAGGTATTGTTGGGATTATAACAAAAACAGATCTGGTAAAAGATTTTGCAAAAAACCATCAGAATAAAAAAATAGTTGGGGAATACATGTCTGCACATTATTTTTGGGTTTATTCTGATGTCAATCTAAGCAAAGTTGTCTCAAAAATGTCAGAGAATAAAATATCTCGTGTGATTGTTAGAAATAAGGAGGAGATCCCCATTGGCATTATTACATTTCGAGATTTATTCAATCTTGTAATTTCTATGGGAATTCAAAGGGATGTAGCATTTCCAAAAAGTTTTGAATCAGAACAAGGATTGGGTAAAACTCTTCAAGCCCAAGAAGTGATGAAAAATGAGATCATTACTTCTAATTATCATGAAGATATGTCAAAAGCATGTCAATTACTTCTTGATAATAAAATCAACGGAGTGGGAGTTTTATCAGATAAAGGGGATTTGGTTGGAATTTTAAGTAAGACAGACATAGTCAAAGCAATTGCAACACTAAACTAA
- a CDS encoding DUF7220 family protein: MKNEPKQSIDSHKKSLSEAFVNSFGGYPIGYALGIVILPLSMGWIQGTH, from the coding sequence ATGAAAAACGAACCAAAGCAATCAATTGACTCTCACAAAAAGAGCCTGTCTGAAGCATTTGTCAACTCATTTGGAGGATATCCAATAGGATATGCACTTGGAATTGTTATTTTACCACTATCTATGGGATGGATTCAAGGGACCCACTAG
- a CDS encoding metallophosphoesterase family protein has translation MYFAHLSDIHLGFQKHESLQRIEQQVFEKAMDECINRKIDFILIPGDLFHVNIPEMRVQKYAFAKFRQVYDAGIPVYVVYGSHDFSPVSNSVIDLLAEVGYITKVTRATSNEDGTISLKFLIDEKTGAKIAGLSGLKVGKDREWYEKLDRTFESESGFKIFLFHGGISDMKTESGMDGDHMPLSLLPKGFSYYAGGHMHKFNHQSFDGYSNVIYPGTLFAGYHADLEDNANGQKRGFVLVEFEKDVKSVEFIEIQNTAYEIIEVDANNRKAESINQELLDKTKDIDPTDKVVIIKVKGELTSGKTADVDISTIRENLNSRNAMVVNVSKNGLTSKEYSITEAKGNNKEEIETNVFSENIGQLRFEYQELLGDEGIKLAKKLLRELGQPALINEKKNEYIPRIRDNAFAILGLNKDDS, from the coding sequence TTGTACTTTGCGCATTTATCGGATATCCATCTAGGCTTTCAAAAACATGAATCATTGCAGAGAATAGAACAGCAAGTATTTGAAAAAGCAATGGATGAATGCATTAATCGTAAAATTGATTTCATTTTAATTCCAGGGGATTTGTTTCATGTGAATATTCCAGAGATGCGAGTCCAAAAGTATGCATTTGCAAAGTTTCGTCAAGTGTATGATGCGGGAATTCCAGTCTATGTAGTTTATGGGAGTCATGACTTTTCTCCAGTGTCAAATTCTGTAATTGATTTGCTAGCTGAAGTAGGCTACATTACTAAAGTCACTCGAGCTACAAGCAATGAGGATGGCACTATTTCTTTGAAATTTTTAATTGATGAGAAGACAGGTGCCAAGATTGCAGGACTTTCTGGCTTGAAGGTTGGAAAAGACAGGGAATGGTATGAAAAACTAGATAGGACTTTTGAGTCAGAATCAGGTTTTAAGATATTCCTATTTCATGGCGGAATTTCAGATATGAAGACCGAATCAGGCATGGATGGCGACCATATGCCTCTATCTTTGCTACCTAAAGGATTCTCATACTATGCAGGAGGTCACATGCACAAGTTCAATCACCAGTCATTTGATGGGTATTCTAATGTCATATATCCTGGAACTCTATTTGCAGGATATCATGCAGATTTGGAGGACAATGCAAATGGACAAAAGCGTGGATTTGTGCTAGTCGAGTTTGAGAAAGATGTCAAATCAGTTGAATTTATAGAGATACAAAATACTGCTTATGAAATTATTGAAGTTGATGCAAATAATAGAAAAGCAGAATCAATCAATCAGGAATTACTAGATAAAACAAAAGACATCGATCCTACAGACAAGGTTGTAATAATAAAGGTCAAAGGAGAGTTGACATCAGGCAAGACTGCAGATGTGGATATTTCTACAATCAGAGAAAATCTAAATTCACGTAATGCAATGGTAGTAAATGTAAGTAAGAACGGTTTAACATCAAAGGAATATTCCATTACAGAAGCCAAGGGGAATAACAAAGAAGAGATTGAAACAAATGTATTTTCAGAAAACATTGGACAATTACGATTTGAATATCAAGAGTTGCTAGGTGATGAAGGAATAAAACTTGCAAAAAAGTTACTTCGAGAATTAGGACAGCCTGCATTAATCAATGAGAAAAAGAATGAATACATTCCAAGAATTCGTGATAATGCATTTGCCATTTTAGGATTGAATAAGGATGATTCTTAA
- a CDS encoding 4Fe-4S dicluster domain-containing protein, producing the protein MPIAENFPEGLKPIGKINHSDGEHFHWIWGPGKADGEASKDENVIKAYEAHGEKQIPLGVSGTAVAVDWDSCVADGACIEACPVQVFQWYRTEKDIPAKDVIDQTFEGTGSRVKDERKDYTDKADPILEHDCIWCMACVSVCPPQAIKVDQGNVEAHENASLT; encoded by the coding sequence GTGCCTATAGCAGAGAATTTCCCTGAAGGTCTAAAGCCAATAGGAAAAATTAATCATTCAGATGGGGAGCATTTTCATTGGATTTGGGGTCCTGGAAAAGCAGATGGTGAAGCATCTAAAGATGAAAACGTGATTAAAGCATATGAAGCACACGGAGAAAAACAAATTCCTCTAGGGGTTAGTGGAACAGCAGTAGCCGTTGACTGGGACTCTTGTGTTGCAGATGGTGCCTGTATTGAAGCATGTCCAGTTCAAGTATTTCAGTGGTATAGAACAGAAAAAGACATTCCCGCAAAAGATGTCATTGATCAAACTTTTGAAGGGACAGGAAGTAGAGTTAAAGATGAACGCAAAGACTATACTGACAAAGCAGATCCAATCCTTGAGCATGATTGTATTTGGTGTATGGCATGCGTGTCTGTTTGTCCACCACAAGCAATCAAAGTAGATCAAGGCAATGTTGAAGCACACGAAAATGCATCATTAACATAA
- a CDS encoding HEAT repeat domain-containing protein — protein MQVVTDERLALFAEMEGKYEQKDTDYFVSLLEHPDYVVRTRATCILVDFGGEDKIPYIAKVLKNDDNELVRHEAAFSLGQMSYSSAIPPLIDATLHDPSMFVRHEAAIALGVVGNLDAKDALEKALNDPDKPVVESAVVALSNIEFMEKLSKNEKFAKLTGG, from the coding sequence TTGCAAGTAGTAACTGATGAACGATTAGCACTTTTTGCTGAAATGGAAGGAAAATATGAGCAGAAAGACACTGATTATTTTGTCTCTCTTTTAGAGCATCCTGATTATGTAGTTAGAACAAGAGCTACTTGTATTTTGGTTGATTTTGGTGGAGAAGATAAAATTCCATATATTGCCAAAGTTTTAAAAAATGATGACAATGAGTTGGTAAGACATGAGGCTGCATTTTCTCTAGGTCAGATGAGCTACTCTAGTGCAATTCCGCCCTTAATTGATGCGACACTTCATGATCCAAGTATGTTTGTAAGACATGAAGCTGCAATCGCATTGGGTGTTGTTGGCAACCTGGATGCAAAAGACGCTTTGGAAAAGGCATTAAACGATCCAGACAAACCAGTCGTAGAATCTGCAGTTGTTGCATTATCTAATATTGAGTTTATGGAAAAGTTAAGTAAGAACGAAAAGTTTGCAAAGTTAACGGGTGGATGA
- a CDS encoding AAA family ATPase has product MILNSIIIDNIRSYEHEEIEFPQGISLFEGDIGSGKSTVLMAIEFALFGLGSQKAESLLAKKSDSGSVILDFSVDGEKYEIKRTLLRKKYGVNQDPRHSWIKIQGVKEPLSPSELKQRVLQILKFNEPADPKAESKIFRYAIFTPQEAMKEVLFDSGKRLETIRKAFGIEDYSIAKSNALEVLSEIKTKVAVLQEKFSDVTELELQINQSEKFVSEIESEIARKRSQIKTLEIQEVEKNTQLKKLREKNNDKVKLESKKENLEEKIETGKIRIETIESQFGEYEIELKRNNEKMEKLIEIKRPETSKSASDLTLEIKKFQEINNDSIRLESEKNSIALDIARLKENLGEKINSDKQVMQNALNDLEQEKESLEKFAIEIKENLDLVKESRVQKETLKRRLEDEIAKFSALGNACPTCKQEITEKRHHDLVDEKKKEVDVLSSELQTIIDSFFESNKKSKEIQSKIESYQQEMLQIQRIIPGIEEYEGKSAKLSEIEAKIQELDKRLSEFEGRNPVEHLTELKDELVAYENASEQIKQIIEARNKVEKLIVEHQKEAETTESEILQRESELKKIETELETFEETDKEISDIDDDLGLLRKEITKVSSVIAASAEKQDNEKLKIKENQAKVAESKRWETKYKKFAQFKEWLEMFFIPTISQIEKQVLLSILQNFNETYTRWYSILVEDPTKESRIDENFTPIVNQDGYDQEIGYLSGGEKTSIALAYRLTLNSLMRKETESMKSNLLILDEPTDGFSKNQLGKVRELLNELKSEQIVLVSHEKELEAYVDNIFQISKQNGVSKISKMN; this is encoded by the coding sequence ATGATTCTTAATTCCATAATCATTGATAATATTCGAAGTTATGAGCACGAAGAGATAGAATTTCCTCAAGGAATTTCTTTGTTTGAAGGAGACATTGGTTCAGGAAAATCAACGGTACTCATGGCAATAGAGTTTGCATTATTTGGATTGGGATCTCAGAAAGCAGAATCACTTTTGGCAAAAAAGTCAGATTCGGGTAGTGTGATTTTGGATTTTTCAGTGGATGGTGAAAAGTATGAGATTAAACGAACACTTTTGAGAAAAAAATATGGAGTCAATCAGGATCCTAGACATTCCTGGATAAAGATTCAAGGAGTCAAAGAGCCACTATCCCCATCTGAATTAAAACAGCGAGTCTTGCAGATTCTCAAGTTTAATGAGCCTGCAGATCCTAAAGCTGAGAGTAAAATATTTCGATATGCCATATTTACTCCTCAGGAAGCCATGAAGGAAGTGCTTTTTGACTCTGGAAAACGTCTTGAGACCATTCGCAAGGCATTTGGAATTGAGGATTACAGCATTGCAAAATCTAATGCTCTTGAAGTACTATCTGAAATTAAAACCAAGGTTGCAGTTTTGCAGGAGAAATTCAGTGATGTAACAGAGTTGGAGTTGCAAATTAACCAGTCAGAAAAATTTGTTTCAGAGATTGAATCAGAGATTGCAAGAAAAAGATCACAGATAAAAACACTTGAGATCCAAGAAGTTGAGAAAAACACTCAATTAAAAAAATTGCGTGAAAAAAACAATGACAAAGTCAAGCTAGAATCAAAAAAAGAGAATTTGGAAGAGAAGATAGAGACAGGAAAGATACGAATTGAAACCATTGAATCTCAATTTGGAGAGTATGAAATTGAATTAAAAAGAAATAATGAAAAGATGGAAAAATTAATTGAGATAAAAAGACCAGAAACTAGTAAAAGTGCATCTGATTTAACATTAGAGATAAAGAAATTCCAGGAAATCAATAATGACTCAATCAGACTAGAGTCTGAGAAGAACAGTATTGCATTGGACATTGCAAGATTAAAAGAAAATCTAGGTGAGAAGATAAATTCAGACAAACAAGTAATGCAAAATGCATTAAATGATTTAGAGCAAGAAAAAGAATCACTAGAAAAGTTTGCAATAGAGATTAAAGAAAATCTAGACCTAGTCAAAGAGTCCAGAGTACAAAAAGAGACTCTTAAAAGAAGATTAGAAGACGAGATTGCTAAATTTTCAGCATTAGGAAATGCGTGTCCTACATGCAAGCAAGAAATTACTGAGAAACGTCATCATGATTTAGTCGATGAAAAGAAAAAAGAAGTTGATGTATTGAGTAGTGAATTGCAAACAATCATCGATTCATTTTTTGAATCAAATAAAAAATCAAAAGAGATTCAATCAAAGATAGAATCATACCAGCAAGAGATGTTGCAGATTCAGAGAATCATCCCAGGAATTGAAGAGTATGAAGGAAAATCTGCAAAATTATCAGAAATTGAGGCTAAAATCCAGGAATTGGACAAGAGATTATCAGAGTTTGAAGGAAGAAATCCCGTAGAGCATCTCACAGAACTCAAAGATGAACTAGTTGCATATGAGAATGCTTCTGAGCAAATCAAGCAAATTATTGAAGCAAGAAATAAAGTTGAAAAATTAATTGTAGAGCATCAAAAAGAAGCAGAGACAACAGAATCAGAAATTTTGCAAAGAGAATCAGAATTAAAAAAGATAGAAACAGAACTTGAAACATTTGAAGAAACCGACAAGGAAATTTCAGATATTGATGATGATCTTGGATTACTTCGAAAAGAGATTACCAAAGTTTCAAGTGTGATTGCAGCATCTGCTGAAAAACAAGACAATGAGAAATTGAAAATTAAAGAAAATCAAGCCAAAGTTGCAGAATCCAAAAGATGGGAGACAAAATACAAGAAATTTGCTCAATTCAAAGAATGGTTAGAGATGTTTTTTATTCCAACGATATCACAAATTGAAAAACAGGTGTTGTTATCAATTTTGCAGAATTTTAATGAAACCTATACTAGATGGTATTCAATTCTAGTTGAAGATCCTACAAAAGAATCCAGAATTGATGAGAACTTTACACCAATTGTAAATCAGGACGGATATGACCAGGAAATTGGATATCTGTCAGGTGGTGAGAAGACAAGTATTGCATTAGCTTATAGATTGACTCTAAATTCTCTAATGAGGAAAGAAACAGAATCAATGAAATCTAATTTGTTGATTTTAGATGAGCCAACTGATGGGTTTTCCAAGAACCAATTAGGAAAGGTCAGAGAACTACTAAACGAATTAAAATCAGAACAAATCGTGCTGGTCTCACATGAGAAAGAGTTAGAGGCATACGTGGATAATATTTTCCAAATTTCAAAGCAAAACGGAGTTTCAAAAATTAGTAAAATGAATTAG
- a CDS encoding 50S ribosomal protein L15e, translated as MPSHQDKIWISLWKENAPELRERIVGWRKQNAITRIDKPSRLERARRLGYKAKQGIIVVRMRVGTGGMRKQRPTGGRRPKHLGVTRIKADDNMQTVANRRVLERYPNMKLLGSYFIYKDGKHYWFEVILADPQHPRIAQDKELNRRIPQTA; from the coding sequence ATGCCTAGTCATCAAGACAAAATATGGATCAGTCTTTGGAAAGAGAATGCCCCTGAACTACGTGAACGTATAGTTGGATGGCGTAAGCAAAACGCTATTACTAGAATTGACAAGCCAAGCCGATTAGAAAGAGCTAGGAGATTAGGCTACAAAGCAAAACAAGGAATCATTGTTGTTAGAATGAGAGTTGGTACTGGTGGTATGAGAAAACAAAGACCTACTGGTGGTAGAAGACCAAAACATCTCGGTGTTACAAGAATCAAAGCAGATGACAACATGCAAACTGTCGCAAACAGAAGAGTTCTTGAAAGATATCCAAACATGAAGCTTTTAGGATCTTATTTCATCTACAAAGATGGAAAACATTATTGGTTTGAAGTTATTTTAGCCGATCCGCAACACCCACGAATTGCTCAAGATAAAGAATTAAACAGACGAATTCCTCAAACTGCATAA
- a CDS encoding DUF7220 family protein — protein sequence MDSRDPLVANSLITFVYASVSFTRSYFLRRVFEKFGIDDNFIKLGIKLRKMRWRKNNG from the coding sequence ATGGATTCAAGGGACCCACTAGTTGCAAATTCACTCATTACATTTGTCTATGCTTCTGTTTCATTTACCAGAAGTTATTTTTTGAGACGAGTCTTTGAGAAATTTGGAATAGATGATAATTTCATCAAATTGGGAATAAAACTAAGAAAAATGCGTTGGAGAAAAAATAATGGTTGA
- a CDS encoding MBL fold metallo-hydrolase — translation MTSLTFYGGVNEIGGNKILLQDKDTKIFLDFGKGFTSLGKYFEEYLAPRSSNGILDFITMGLVPDIPGIYRDDLMLRAGREIKDPDVDAVLISHAHSDHVDYASFLHRDIPLYMGQTTQNMIRAIQERSSGAIDREILEFKLTGAKRGEPKIARTVNTFRTGEKFNVGSLEIEPIHVDHSIPGAYGFIIYTSEGPVVYTGDLRRHGSKPQMTEEFIAKAKEVKPIALIAEGTRIKDEPTNENEQLVYDQSNNLTEKTKNLVFTDFNFKDVDRVQTFYNVAKKNGRKLVIKIKDAYFLKHLASDPNLNLPNWDDEHIAIYKAKYRTGTYSDSDYYGDDRVFATAPNALTAAEIAQHPDKYLCAMGFFSFNALIDMKPKSGAVYIHSASEAYNEEQVLSTKRLKNWIEKFQMEHHQIHCSGHAKGEDLMSMVKEIDAKILFPVHTEYPTEYVRVTNKINIVELNKKYNV, via the coding sequence ATGACTTCATTAACTTTCTATGGCGGAGTAAATGAAATTGGAGGAAACAAAATTTTACTCCAAGACAAAGACACAAAAATATTCTTAGATTTTGGTAAAGGATTCACATCTCTAGGCAAATATTTTGAAGAATATTTGGCACCACGTTCATCAAATGGAATTTTAGACTTTATTACAATGGGTTTAGTGCCGGACATCCCTGGAATTTATCGAGATGATTTGATGCTCAGAGCAGGCCGTGAAATCAAAGACCCAGATGTTGATGCAGTACTAATCTCTCATGCCCATTCAGACCATGTAGATTATGCATCATTTCTGCATAGAGATATTCCACTTTACATGGGACAAACTACACAAAACATGATCAGAGCAATTCAAGAACGCTCATCAGGTGCAATTGATAGAGAGATTCTAGAATTCAAATTAACAGGTGCAAAACGAGGAGAACCAAAAATTGCAAGAACTGTAAACACATTTCGTACTGGAGAAAAATTCAATGTTGGTTCATTAGAAATTGAGCCAATTCACGTAGACCATTCCATTCCTGGAGCATATGGATTTATCATTTACACATCTGAAGGCCCTGTAGTATATACTGGAGACTTGAGACGACATGGTTCAAAACCACAAATGACTGAAGAATTTATTGCAAAAGCAAAAGAGGTAAAACCAATTGCGTTGATTGCAGAAGGAACAAGAATTAAAGATGAGCCGACCAATGAGAACGAACAATTAGTATATGATCAATCAAATAACTTGACTGAAAAAACAAAAAATCTAGTTTTTACTGATTTTAATTTCAAAGATGTTGACAGAGTTCAAACTTTTTACAATGTTGCAAAGAAAAATGGTAGAAAACTTGTAATCAAAATAAAAGATGCTTATTTTCTAAAACATTTGGCCTCTGATCCTAATCTAAATTTACCAAACTGGGATGATGAGCATATTGCAATTTACAAGGCAAAATATCGAACAGGAACATATTCTGATTCAGATTATTATGGCGATGATAGAGTATTTGCAACTGCACCTAATGCATTAACTGCAGCTGAAATTGCACAACATCCAGACAAATATCTCTGTGCCATGGGGTTTTTCAGTTTTAATGCTTTGATAGACATGAAACCAAAGTCGGGGGCAGTTTACATACATTCGGCAAGTGAAGCATACAACGAAGAACAAGTTTTAAGCACAAAACGACTTAAAAATTGGATTGAAAAATTTCAAATGGAGCATCATCAGATTCACTGTTCAGGTCATGCTAAAGGTGAAGATCTGATGAGCATGGTAAAAGAGATTGATGCCAAAATACTTTTTCCAGTTCATACAGAATATCCTACTGAATACGTCAGAGTCACAAACAAAATCAATATTGTAGAATTAAATAAAAAATACAATGTTTGA
- a CDS encoding HD domain-containing protein, with protein sequence MEVHSATKEDLLNIIENDAKIKIDSFVEGAIELAEEVHSGVKREDGKSSFLETHVWPVTIDVIQHYQKVNKLLTTLQIVSAILHDVMEDNEKILDLNASKAYGFEAYFRHRFGEYVYNIAMTLKTKPLENYFGTNNEQRQTARFFEYCTNLTKSAYDVKIIKLADRLNNMKFISQISEQGKIKRYLREAEDFYIAFSIFPPTVSEFYSKMREAYDELKRIKVTV encoded by the coding sequence ATGGAAGTTCATTCTGCAACAAAAGAAGATCTTTTGAATATTATTGAAAATGACGCTAAGATTAAGATAGATAGTTTTGTCGAAGGGGCAATAGAATTAGCAGAGGAAGTTCATTCAGGAGTAAAAAGAGAAGATGGAAAATCATCATTTTTAGAAACACATGTTTGGCCTGTAACTATTGATGTGATACAACATTATCAGAAAGTAAACAAATTACTTACAACACTGCAAATTGTTTCAGCTATTTTACATGATGTAATGGAAGACAATGAGAAAATTTTAGATTTGAACGCTTCTAAAGCATATGGATTTGAGGCATATTTTAGACACAGATTTGGAGAGTATGTTTACAACATAGCCATGACTTTGAAAACAAAGCCATTGGAAAATTATTTTGGTACAAATAATGAACAAAGACAAACTGCAAGATTTTTTGAATATTGTACTAATCTAACAAAATCTGCATATGATGTAAAGATAATCAAGCTTGCTGATAGACTAAACAACATGAAATTTATATCTCAAATTTCAGAACAGGGAAAAATAAAGAGATACCTTAGAGAAGCTGAGGACTTTTACATAGCGTTTTCAATCTTTCCTCCAACTGTAAGTGAGTTTTACAGTAAAATGAGAGAAGCTTATGACGAGTTAAAACGCATTAAAGTTACAGTCTGA
- a CDS encoding peroxiredoxin family protein: MSAVIGQKVPNFRVSEWVQGAPTNFDQEKDHIVVLEVFQVNCPGCFMHALPEAINIYNKFKDDGVRVLGLATAFEDFDKNTLENLKMLAETGEVIGETKNALSMHGQLKDGNKLNYKIPFPLGMDNLTKTSGEISQEKIMQFIYPQIPDFDSQPEDYKNQIIQRVKEYMKSKEYSAETFEKFALQGTPSTIIVDRKGILRDVSFGQTGHIESIIEKLLAED, from the coding sequence ATGAGCGCAGTAATAGGGCAAAAAGTGCCAAATTTCAGGGTTTCAGAATGGGTGCAGGGCGCCCCAACAAATTTCGACCAGGAAAAAGACCACATTGTAGTATTAGAAGTCTTTCAAGTAAATTGTCCAGGATGTTTTATGCATGCACTCCCAGAGGCAATCAACATTTACAACAAATTCAAGGATGATGGGGTCAGAGTTTTAGGTCTTGCGACAGCATTTGAAGATTTTGATAAAAATACATTAGAGAATTTGAAGATGCTTGCAGAAACTGGCGAAGTGATTGGAGAAACAAAGAATGCACTATCAATGCATGGACAATTAAAAGACGGAAACAAACTAAATTACAAAATTCCATTTCCATTAGGGATGGATAATTTAACCAAGACTTCAGGTGAAATAAGCCAAGAAAAAATCATGCAGTTCATTTATCCACAAATTCCTGATTTTGATTCACAGCCGGAGGATTACAAAAATCAAATAATTCAAAGAGTCAAAGAGTATATGAAGTCAAAGGAATACTCTGCTGAAACATTTGAAAAATTTGCATTACAGGGAACCCCATCAACAATAATAGTGGACAGAAAAGGAATTCTCAGAGATGTGTCATTTGGTCAAACTGGGCATATTGAATCAATTATTGAAAAATTACTCGCTGAAGATTAA
- a CDS encoding DUF6293 family protein translates to MAKIAKLRIHIAPVGYEVDRIILPAKQERADKVWLLVHENKSNDKAVPFITKIIKQLEKLQIETVQESHDRQDLFKIIRAIKNIIEQEKGNEIYVNLASGSKIQAIGTMMACMMFNDDSNIHPFYVEAQHYPGFDTKQPLSTGIKEIVDVPPYSIKIPDQKLISALQIISEHSGKLTKKEMATLAENKEIITINAKEKNHSMARFASLDKNIIQPLEEWGFIVVEKIGRNRWIKITEEGSNAAEFLL, encoded by the coding sequence ATGGCTAAAATTGCAAAATTACGCATCCATATTGCCCCTGTAGGCTATGAAGTGGATAGAATAATCCTTCCTGCAAAGCAAGAAAGAGCAGATAAGGTATGGTTATTGGTCCATGAGAACAAAAGTAATGACAAGGCAGTTCCTTTTATTACAAAAATCATAAAGCAATTAGAAAAGTTACAGATTGAAACAGTTCAAGAATCTCATGATAGACAGGACCTCTTTAAGATAATTCGTGCAATAAAAAACATCATAGAGCAAGAAAAGGGAAATGAAATCTATGTAAATTTAGCATCTGGTAGTAAGATCCAGGCAATTGGAACAATGATGGCATGTATGATGTTCAATGATGATTCAAACATCCATCCATTTTATGTAGAGGCACAACACTATCCAGGATTTGATACAAAGCAACCACTATCTACTGGAATAAAAGAGATTGTCGATGTTCCACCATATTCGATAAAGATACCTGATCAAAAATTAATCTCTGCATTGCAAATCATTTCAGAACATAGCGGTAAATTAACTAAAAAAGAGATGGCAACACTTGCTGAAAATAAAGAAATAATCACAATTAACGCAAAAGAGAAAAATCATTCCATGGCAAGATTTGCAAGCCTAGATAAAAATATCATACAGCCATTAGAAGAATGGGGGTTCATTGTAGTAGAAAAAATTGGAAGAAATAGATGGATAAAAATTACTGAAGAAGGAAGTAACGCGGCAGAGTTTTTACTTTAG